In the genome of uncultured Fibrobacter sp., one region contains:
- the argH gene encoding argininosuccinate lyase, with the protein MAKTTAKKTEKKGTQTNMWTGRFASGMAQSMVDLSFSLQFDAELIEEDIEGSIGHGKGLVESGVLSKADYKKICDGLASILKDYKAGKNLWQESDEDIHMAVERVLTERIGALGKKIHTGRSRNDQVCTDFKLYMRHRAAEIRALEVSLMETVLDLAKKYFGKMMPGYTHLQQAQPIYFSHYLMSMFFAVSRDVKRLDNFLELHSELPLGSGAMAGSAFPYHRALVAKELGFNGVSPNSIDAVSHRDMMLEFEADLAIIANTMSRYAEDFVNWSTSEFGYLTLHDAFSSGSSMMPQKKNPDSMELIRGKSGRMLGNFSALYTLVKGAPLSYSRDLQEDKEPVFDSVHNVKVILRVMKEALESARFNFDKMHAKMLPALLATDLADLLVESGVPFRDAHHVVGSLVGEAARQGLEFTDLSDEAWASAGVPNVKQMKKTLTFEYSVSRRNIEGGTGPKSVKQQFSKAEAILKKFKK; encoded by the coding sequence ATGGCTAAGACAACTGCAAAGAAAACTGAAAAGAAAGGCACCCAGACCAACATGTGGACCGGCCGTTTTGCTAGCGGCATGGCCCAGAGCATGGTGGACCTGAGCTTCAGCCTGCAATTCGACGCCGAACTCATCGAAGAAGACATCGAAGGCAGCATCGGCCACGGCAAGGGCCTGGTGGAATCCGGCGTGCTCAGCAAGGCCGACTACAAGAAGATTTGCGATGGCCTGGCCAGCATCCTCAAGGACTACAAGGCCGGCAAAAACCTTTGGCAGGAATCCGACGAAGACATCCACATGGCCGTGGAACGCGTGCTCACCGAACGCATCGGCGCCCTCGGCAAAAAGATTCACACGGGCCGCAGCCGTAACGACCAGGTTTGCACCGACTTCAAGCTCTACATGCGTCACCGCGCCGCCGAAATCCGCGCTCTCGAAGTTTCTTTGATGGAAACGGTTCTCGACCTCGCGAAAAAGTACTTCGGCAAGATGATGCCGGGTTACACCCACCTGCAGCAGGCACAGCCCATCTACTTCAGCCATTACCTGATGAGCATGTTCTTTGCCGTGAGCCGCGACGTGAAGCGCCTCGACAACTTCCTGGAACTGCATAGCGAACTTCCGCTGGGTAGCGGTGCCATGGCCGGTTCTGCATTCCCGTACCACCGCGCCCTCGTTGCAAAGGAACTCGGATTTAACGGCGTTAGCCCGAACAGCATCGACGCCGTGAGCCACCGCGACATGATGCTCGAATTCGAAGCGGACCTCGCCATCATTGCGAACACCATGAGCCGCTACGCCGAAGACTTTGTGAACTGGAGCACCAGCGAATTCGGCTACCTCACCTTGCACGACGCTTTCTCTAGCGGTTCCTCGATGATGCCGCAGAAGAAGAACCCCGACTCCATGGAACTTATCCGCGGAAAGTCCGGCCGCATGCTCGGCAACTTCAGCGCCCTCTACACTCTGGTGAAGGGAGCGCCGCTCAGCTACAGCCGCGACCTGCAAGAAGACAAGGAACCGGTTTTCGACTCCGTCCATAACGTGAAGGTGATTCTCCGCGTGATGAAGGAAGCCTTGGAAAGCGCTCGCTTTAATTTCGACAAGATGCACGCGAAGATGCTGCCGGCGCTGCTGGCTACCGACCTCGCAGACTTGCTGGTCGAATCCGGCGTGCCGTTCCGCGATGCCCACCACGTGGTCGGTAGCCTGGTCGGCGAAGCCGCCCGCCAAGGCCTCGAATTCACGGACCTCTCTGACGAGGCCTGGGCCAGCGCCGGTGTCCCGAACGTGAAGCAGATGAAGAAGACGCTCACGTTCGAATACAGCGTGTCCCGCCGTAACATCGAAGGCGGCACGGGTCCCAAATCCGTGAAGCAGCAGTTCAGCAAGGCCGAAGCTATCTTGAAGAAATTCAAGAAGTAG
- a CDS encoding FISUMP domain-containing protein — protein MNEHRKDYACSKGYWVALRSADTDKKLHDVNEDTVAIKALHEKFKTVKSAKISDSRDGKVYKVIILDDLVWMAENLDYETQYSRTNPKCEEYGIKCGRYYVWQDAASGGENYSSVCPEGMRMPTEEDVEKLVEFIGGIEYGYVLKSKDYWDYSDDVPQGTDEIGFNAYPAGYKEYAYNAISYFGKEAVFWTDVTSGYRGAHVLSLYSHRSDLGTNWNPDWDNYMNVRCVGDL, from the coding sequence GTGAATGAACATAGGAAGGATTATGCCTGCAGTAAAGGCTATTGGGTTGCCCTGCGCAGTGCCGACACAGACAAGAAGTTGCATGATGTCAACGAGGATACGGTCGCTATCAAGGCTCTCCATGAAAAGTTCAAGACGGTAAAGTCTGCAAAAATTTCTGATAGCCGCGATGGAAAAGTATATAAGGTGATTATTCTAGACGATTTGGTATGGATGGCGGAGAACCTGGATTATGAAACACAATACAGCCGCACCAATCCCAAATGCGAAGAATATGGCATCAAGTGTGGTAGGTATTATGTGTGGCAAGATGCCGCAAGTGGTGGTGAGAACTATTCTAGTGTTTGCCCCGAAGGAATGCGCATGCCTACAGAAGAGGATGTAGAAAAGCTCGTTGAATTTATTGGGGGTATCGAATATGGTTATGTTCTGAAATCGAAAGATTATTGGGATTACTCGGATGACGTGCCGCAAGGGACAGACGAAATCGGCTTTAATGCATACCCGGCTGGTTACAAGGAATACGCTTATAACGCCATAAGTTATTTTGGTAAGGAGGCTGTTTTCTGGACAGATGTGACTAGTGGCTACCGCGGTGCTCATGTTTTGTCGCTGTATTCCCATCGCTCGGATCTTGGGACTAATTGGAACCCGGATTGGGACAATTATATGAACGTTCGCTGCGTGGGAGATTTGTAG
- a CDS encoding FISUMP domain-containing protein, protein MKRLVLSLACLAWFVACDDESANYDWNDGATLSVKLTNGKFTDDRDGQKYSVVQVNGQLWMAENLRYADSSKTPNLKGNMWCHEDDGDCEIYGPLYSWTAAMNLESKYNSSLATYTYDYTYGVHGICPENWRLPTVDDWQNLAQYLMFTNGGDPIGADMKAVEGWEDEDNIPKALNRSGFAALPAGRRNSEGGFMSAGKYAFFWSSAQVDAATSSGWTLRYDNAHLDNGNYYKDHGMSVRCILAMSTASAKIEGNVDSSYLDNIPFDYGQMEIDGKSYKTIKIGTQNWMAENAAVKTDDSWCYNDDEKNCDKYGRLYSFEAAQTVCPEGWRLPTKSDFQTIYGAVGFGSSLRSRDGWTDKGSRGTNYMGFNAMPAGGRESGDFFDVTYSSYMWGSDKSVLWLRYYDEKISIEEKDAKNAFSVRCIEE, encoded by the coding sequence ATGAAAAGACTCGTTCTTTCATTGGCTTGTTTGGCGTGGTTTGTGGCTTGCGATGATGAGTCGGCCAATTACGATTGGAATGATGGTGCGACTTTGTCGGTAAAGTTGACCAATGGTAAGTTTACGGATGATCGAGACGGTCAAAAGTATTCCGTGGTTCAGGTAAATGGTCAACTTTGGATGGCCGAAAACCTGCGCTATGCCGATAGCTCCAAGACTCCCAATTTGAAAGGCAATATGTGGTGCCACGAAGATGACGGCGATTGCGAAATCTATGGCCCGTTGTATTCCTGGACTGCCGCAATGAATTTGGAATCAAAATACAATTCCAGTTTGGCAACGTACACGTATGACTATACGTATGGGGTGCATGGGATTTGTCCCGAAAACTGGAGGCTTCCTACGGTTGATGATTGGCAAAACCTTGCTCAATATCTCATGTTCACGAATGGTGGGGATCCGATTGGAGCCGATATGAAGGCTGTCGAAGGCTGGGAAGACGAAGACAATATTCCCAAGGCTCTCAACCGTTCTGGCTTTGCCGCCCTCCCGGCTGGCCGTCGTAACAGCGAAGGCGGTTTTATGAGTGCTGGCAAGTATGCATTCTTCTGGTCAAGTGCCCAGGTAGATGCGGCTACAAGTTCCGGATGGACTCTTCGTTACGACAACGCTCATTTGGATAATGGAAATTATTACAAAGACCACGGCATGTCGGTTCGCTGCATTCTCGCCATGAGTACCGCGAGTGCTAAAATCGAAGGGAACGTGGATTCGTCTTACCTCGATAATATTCCTTTTGATTATGGTCAAATGGAAATTGACGGAAAGTCCTATAAGACGATTAAAATCGGTACTCAGAACTGGATGGCCGAAAATGCGGCGGTGAAGACTGATGACAGTTGGTGCTACAACGATGACGAAAAGAATTGCGACAAGTATGGCCGCTTGTATTCTTTCGAGGCTGCTCAAACGGTTTGTCCTGAAGGTTGGCGTCTTCCGACAAAGAGTGATTTCCAGACTATTTATGGTGCCGTGGGCTTTGGAAGCTCTTTGCGTTCTCGTGATGGTTGGACGGATAAGGGCTCTCGTGGAACGAATTACATGGGCTTTAACGCCATGCCTGCGGGTGGTCGCGAATCGGGAGATTTCTTCGACGTGACTTACAGTTCCTACATGTGGGGGAGCGATAAGTCGGTGCTTTGGCTGCGTTATTACGATGAGAAAATCTCGATAGAGGAGAAGGATGCTAAAAATGCCTTCTCGGTCAGGTGCATCGAAGAATAG
- a CDS encoding glycine--tRNA ligase: MAKKVQDALKDIISLCKRRGFIFPGSEIYDGLANTWDYGPYGVELKRNIKNLWWKKFVTSRQDVLGLDSSILLNPRVWKASGHVGNFSDPLVDCLACHERFRADQLLEDKLGEGCCAGKNFDEVHQMMMDNKIECPTCGKTDWTKPRAFNLMFQTEIGVIEGEGNKVYLRPETAQGIFVDFKNIVDNVRPRIPFGVGQIGKSFRNEITPGNFIFRTREFEQMELEFFCEPGTELDWYNFWRKYCFDWLVNDLGVNKEKLRLREHAKEELSHYSNGTTDVEYEFPFGWGELWGIASRTNYDLTQHQNESKVKQEYIDPVQNKRYIPYVVEPSLGVERLLLVLLCDAYDVEKLENDERTVLHFDPKIAPVKVAVLPLVKKGQVKAKAEELYQKLLNRWNVEYDETQSIGKRYRRQDELGTPFCVTVDFDTVGEGESDPAKLGYVTVRERDSMKQELVKIDELEAYLSAKLGC; the protein is encoded by the coding sequence ATGGCAAAGAAAGTTCAGGATGCCCTCAAGGACATCATCTCCCTCTGCAAGCGCCGTGGTTTCATTTTCCCCGGCTCCGAAATTTACGACGGCCTCGCCAACACTTGGGACTACGGTCCGTATGGCGTGGAACTGAAGCGCAACATCAAGAACCTCTGGTGGAAGAAGTTCGTGACCAGCCGTCAGGATGTGCTCGGTCTCGACAGTTCTATTCTCTTGAACCCCCGCGTATGGAAGGCCTCTGGCCACGTGGGTAACTTCTCTGATCCGCTGGTCGACTGCCTCGCTTGCCACGAACGTTTCCGTGCCGACCAACTTTTGGAAGACAAGCTCGGCGAAGGCTGCTGCGCCGGCAAGAACTTTGACGAAGTCCACCAGATGATGATGGACAACAAGATCGAATGCCCGACCTGCGGCAAGACCGACTGGACCAAGCCCCGCGCATTCAACCTGATGTTCCAGACCGAAATCGGCGTGATCGAAGGCGAAGGCAACAAGGTGTACCTCCGTCCGGAAACGGCCCAGGGTATCTTCGTTGACTTCAAGAACATTGTCGACAACGTCCGCCCGCGCATTCCGTTTGGTGTGGGTCAGATCGGTAAGTCCTTCCGTAACGAAATCACTCCGGGTAACTTCATCTTCCGTACCCGCGAATTCGAACAGATGGAACTGGAATTCTTCTGCGAACCGGGCACCGAACTTGACTGGTACAACTTCTGGCGCAAGTACTGCTTCGACTGGCTCGTGAACGACCTCGGCGTGAACAAGGAAAAGCTCCGCCTCCGCGAACATGCCAAGGAAGAACTTTCTCACTACTCCAACGGTACCACCGACGTTGAATACGAATTCCCGTTCGGTTGGGGCGAACTCTGGGGTATTGCAAGCCGTACGAACTACGACTTGACGCAGCACCAGAACGAATCCAAGGTCAAGCAGGAATACATTGACCCGGTCCAGAACAAGCGCTACATCCCGTATGTGGTGGAACCGTCCCTCGGTGTGGAACGCCTGCTCCTGGTGCTCCTCTGCGACGCCTACGACGTGGAAAAGCTGGAAAACGACGAACGTACCGTGCTCCACTTTGACCCGAAGATTGCTCCGGTGAAGGTTGCCGTTCTCCCGCTGGTGAAGAAGGGCCAGGTGAAGGCCAAGGCCGAAGAACTCTACCAGAAACTCCTCAACCGCTGGAATGTGGAATACGATGAAACGCAGTCCATCGGTAAGCGCTACCGCCGTCAGGACGAACTCGGCACGCCGTTCTGCGTGACCGTTGACTTCGACACCGTGGGCGAGGGTGAATCCGATCCGGCAAAGCTCGGCTACGTGACTGTTCGCGAACGCGACTCCATGAAGCAGGAACTGGTCAAGATCGACGAACTCGAAGCTTACCTCTCCGCTAAGCTCGGCTGTTAG
- a CDS encoding peptidoglycan DD-metalloendopeptidase family protein: protein MPPSETESEFTGNPIFDEADAGNSEVAANDVTGADSDIEGSDSEGSDSESEMSQEEADAELAADMAEGDSASLETLPKLTLDMTTAFVPTASRRISAPYGIRTYRMHRGVDMGLCHGEDRTIVAAFTGVVTKVRNQGRRKGYGKYVILDHGNGLTTLYAHLASWKVNVGDTLQAGDTIGVGGNTGRSFGAHLHFEMKYHGNYIDPATIFNFEEGTFQSALITLEPQEILAVEEGFQKELSKHRYYKVRSGDCLGKIARKYGISVTRLKQLNGIKGNTIRPGQVLRCS, encoded by the coding sequence TTGCCCCCTTCCGAAACAGAAAGCGAATTTACCGGCAACCCGATTTTTGATGAAGCCGATGCAGGAAATTCCGAAGTTGCCGCCAACGATGTCACTGGAGCCGACTCCGACATAGAAGGATCCGATAGCGAGGGCTCCGACAGTGAATCCGAAATGAGCCAGGAAGAAGCCGACGCCGAACTCGCCGCCGACATGGCCGAAGGCGATTCCGCCTCTCTTGAAACGCTCCCCAAGCTGACGCTTGACATGACCACCGCCTTTGTTCCCACGGCAAGCCGCCGTATTTCGGCCCCCTATGGCATTCGAACCTACCGTATGCACCGCGGTGTCGATATGGGCCTTTGCCATGGCGAAGACCGCACCATTGTGGCCGCCTTTACAGGAGTTGTCACCAAGGTACGTAACCAAGGCCGCCGCAAAGGCTACGGCAAGTACGTGATTCTGGACCACGGCAACGGACTCACCACGCTCTACGCCCATCTCGCCAGCTGGAAAGTGAACGTCGGCGACACCCTGCAAGCCGGCGATACGATCGGCGTAGGCGGCAACACGGGCCGTTCCTTCGGCGCCCACCTACACTTCGAGATGAAGTACCACGGCAACTACATCGATCCAGCTACGATTTTCAACTTTGAAGAAGGCACGTTCCAGAGCGCCCTCATTACGCTTGAACCGCAAGAAATACTCGCTGTTGAAGAAGGTTTCCAGAAGGAACTTTCCAAGCACCGCTACTACAAGGTAAGAAGCGGCGACTGCCTCGGCAAAATCGCCCGCAAATACGGCATTTCTGTAACGAGACTCAAGCAGCTGAACGGCATCAAGGGCAACACCATTCGCCCAGGCCAAGTGCTCCGCTGCTCGTAA
- a CDS encoding tRNA-dihydrouridine synthase family protein, with product MLPIHFAPLQGFTESVYRLAHSKFAPGIHTYYTPFLRLEKGEVRAKDLRDLQTEHPYHLVPQIIVRDVAEFNLLTKAVTELGFKEIDINMGCPYPMQTKSGRGSGILPHPEKVREILDAISTSIPKFSIKMRLGLTSPEECLQLLPLLNEAPLAHITLHPRVGIQQYKGALDFETFDKFYGECKHPLIFNGDITDLKQIQYIETRYPKLAGIMIGRGLLANPVLAAQYAGLPCGSTTETLLKIHADIAADYARRLQGNAQILDKIRPFWTYADLPKKTRKKIEKSKTLEEYLEAVNELA from the coding sequence ATGCTACCCATTCACTTTGCCCCACTCCAGGGATTTACCGAATCGGTTTACCGGCTAGCCCACAGCAAGTTCGCCCCCGGAATCCACACCTACTACACACCGTTTCTTAGGTTGGAAAAAGGCGAAGTCCGGGCCAAGGACCTCCGCGATTTGCAGACGGAGCATCCTTACCATCTAGTGCCCCAAATCATCGTACGCGATGTCGCGGAATTTAACCTTCTGACCAAGGCCGTTACGGAGCTCGGTTTCAAGGAAATCGACATCAACATGGGATGCCCTTACCCCATGCAGACCAAGTCAGGCCGAGGTTCCGGAATACTTCCCCACCCCGAGAAGGTACGCGAAATCCTCGACGCCATCAGTACGAGCATCCCCAAGTTCAGCATCAAGATGCGTCTCGGGCTGACCTCCCCAGAAGAATGCCTGCAACTGCTACCGCTCCTGAACGAAGCCCCCCTCGCCCACATTACCCTTCACCCGCGGGTCGGAATCCAGCAGTATAAGGGCGCACTTGACTTCGAGACTTTTGACAAATTCTACGGCGAATGCAAGCACCCGCTGATTTTTAACGGCGACATCACCGACCTCAAGCAGATTCAGTATATCGAGACCCGCTATCCGAAACTCGCGGGAATCATGATCGGCAGGGGTCTCCTCGCGAACCCGGTTCTTGCCGCCCAGTACGCCGGACTCCCCTGCGGCTCTACAACCGAAACGCTTCTCAAAATTCACGCCGACATCGCGGCCGACTACGCCCGCCGCTTACAAGGCAACGCCCAAATTCTAGACAAAATCCGCCCCTTCTGGACGTATGCGGACCTTCCGAAGAAGACCCGCAAGAAAATCGAGAAATCCAAGACCCTCGAAGAATACCTCGAAGCCGTCAACGAGCTCGCTTAA
- a CDS encoding cation:proton antiporter: MLTSLALIFLLGLLLGSIFVKLKLPSILGMILTGIILGPHALNLLRPAFLDISADLRQLALVIILTRAGLTLDMREFKRIGRSALMMCFVPASTEIVGVVLLAPPLMGVTYWEAALMGSAIAAVSPAVVVPRMLKMREENRGVKRGIPQMLLAGASLDDVYVLVTFAAFLALLKGETVSATSFLSVPVSITLGAAVGVACGYALVWFFKHKHMRDTVKVLIILSFAFLLNELEHDISHVVPFSGMIAVVAIAACIYGKHPELAKRISGKFTKFWVAAEIILFVLVGSTLDVAYAFTAGIGAIFVVLGAMFFRMAGVAICMLRTPLNKKERLFCMLAYVPKATVQAAIGGVPLSFGLACGNNVLTLAAVAIMVTAPLGAIFIDKTYRRLVPVDSANAENG; the protein is encoded by the coding sequence ATGTTGACTTCTCTCGCACTTATTTTCTTGCTTGGGCTGCTTTTGGGCTCGATTTTCGTCAAGCTTAAGCTCCCAAGTATCCTCGGAATGATTCTAACTGGGATTATTCTCGGACCTCACGCATTGAATCTGCTTCGGCCCGCTTTTTTGGATATTTCAGCGGACTTGAGGCAGCTGGCGCTGGTGATTATCCTGACGCGCGCGGGGTTGACCCTCGATATGCGGGAATTCAAGCGGATTGGACGCTCGGCCTTGATGATGTGTTTTGTGCCGGCCTCGACTGAGATTGTTGGCGTGGTACTGCTTGCGCCGCCGCTGATGGGGGTGACTTATTGGGAGGCTGCCCTCATGGGTTCTGCCATTGCGGCGGTGTCGCCGGCGGTGGTGGTGCCGCGCATGCTCAAGATGCGCGAAGAGAATCGCGGCGTCAAACGGGGGATCCCCCAGATGCTTCTGGCGGGTGCTTCGCTAGATGATGTGTATGTGCTGGTGACTTTCGCGGCGTTCTTGGCGCTTTTGAAGGGTGAGACTGTTTCGGCGACGAGTTTCCTTTCGGTGCCGGTCTCCATTACCCTCGGTGCAGCGGTGGGGGTGGCTTGCGGCTATGCGTTGGTGTGGTTCTTTAAGCACAAGCACATGCGCGATACGGTGAAGGTGCTGATTATCTTGAGTTTCGCCTTCTTACTGAACGAGCTGGAGCATGATATTAGCCATGTGGTGCCGTTCAGCGGCATGATTGCGGTGGTTGCCATTGCTGCCTGCATTTACGGAAAACACCCGGAGCTTGCTAAACGCATTAGCGGCAAGTTCACCAAGTTCTGGGTCGCGGCCGAGATTATCTTGTTTGTGCTGGTGGGTAGCACCTTGGATGTGGCTTACGCGTTTACGGCGGGAATCGGCGCGATTTTCGTGGTGCTGGGCGCGATGTTCTTTAGAATGGCGGGTGTGGCCATTTGCATGCTGCGTACTCCGCTGAACAAAAAGGAACGTCTGTTCTGCATGTTGGCCTATGTGCCGAAGGCGACAGTCCAGGCGGCTATCGGTGGCGTGCCTTTAAGTTTTGGCCTTGCCTGTGGCAACAATGTGCTCACGCTTGCGGCAGTGGCGATTATGGTAACGGCCCCGCTCGGAGCTATCTTTATAGATAAAACCTATAGGCGGCTGGTGCCGGTGGATTCAGCAAACGCCGAGAACGGCTAA
- a CDS encoding type II secretion system protein: MKGKFHTKHGFTMIEVMVVIVILGVLSAIGVPKIIGYTEKTKEKADLMKLYYLRDALNKAIIINGEALYNSSYLSSGDESTNQKNRDKLKGFLENESGVTLFVIEMKGGASMNVQASHGSANNTANMCELIGDAGTWYDALKEARFEGVADIVAYRKKTNNNTGIKNDVEKNGKSHSTFTVKEDGSNWRTYPNTPMFISSELNYGKAAGLDKITSQGNNKTNYRLTMSFQWTGAKESSHSIEVALLPNGAKMYNKSNGRGGAFLTDRGVCFSTYGDRGCADYKY, encoded by the coding sequence ATGAAGGGGAAATTCCACACCAAGCACGGATTTACCATGATTGAAGTCATGGTGGTCATCGTTATCCTAGGGGTACTTTCGGCGATTGGAGTTCCCAAAATCATTGGCTATACAGAAAAGACCAAAGAAAAAGCAGATTTAATGAAGCTTTACTATTTGCGCGACGCCCTGAACAAGGCCATCATCATCAATGGAGAAGCTTTATACAATAGCTCCTATTTATCTTCAGGAGATGAATCAACCAATCAAAAAAATCGTGACAAGTTAAAGGGATTTTTGGAAAATGAATCCGGCGTCACCTTATTTGTGATTGAAATGAAAGGAGGGGCTTCCATGAATGTCCAAGCCTCTCACGGAAGCGCGAACAATACCGCAAACATGTGCGAATTGATTGGAGATGCCGGAACTTGGTACGACGCCCTAAAAGAAGCCCGCTTTGAAGGCGTTGCCGACATTGTTGCTTATAGAAAGAAAACCAACAATAACACCGGCATTAAAAACGATGTTGAAAAAAATGGAAAGTCCCACTCCACATTCACGGTAAAAGAGGATGGCTCAAACTGGCGTACCTACCCCAATACTCCAATGTTCATTTCTAGCGAATTGAATTACGGGAAAGCCGCCGGCTTGGATAAAATAACGTCGCAGGGCAACAATAAAACCAATTATCGCTTGACAATGAGTTTCCAGTGGACTGGCGCAAAGGAATCTAGCCACTCTATAGAAGTCGCACTGCTCCCCAATGGAGCCAAGATGTACAACAAATCGAACGGCCGCGGAGGCGCATTTCTCACGGACCGCGGGGTTTGTTTCTCGACCTATGGCGATAGAGGTTGCGCAGACTACAAGTACTAA
- the thiH gene encoding 2-iminoacetate synthase ThiH, producing the protein METARKDNNYLFDSGNLSEGALAKKHRIENDPSARTNIMDYLPGMEVIQSDIADKVLAESENYDYTKYTGKDVKRALEHERCTLEDFKALLSPAAAPYLEQMAAKAKIETSKHFGNNVYFFTPLYIANYCENYCVYCGFNCYNHIKRMQLTMEQIEHEMKVIADSGMEEILILTGESRAKSSVEYIGEACKLARKYFRMVGIEVYPVNTDEYRYLHECGVDYVTVFQETYDKVRFEQLHLMGHKRVFPYRFDSQERALMAGMRGVAFSALLGLSDFRRDALASALHVYFLQKKYPHAEMSLSCPRLRPIINNDKIDPLDVHEKELCQVLCAYRIFLPYVGITVSSRESKEFRNGIVKIAATKVSAGVSTGIGDHESKYSGHDDGEGGDEQFEINDGRSFNAMYSDISGEGLQPVLNDYLYV; encoded by the coding sequence ATGGAAACCGCTAGAAAAGACAACAACTACCTGTTTGATTCAGGCAACCTTTCGGAAGGCGCTCTCGCTAAAAAGCACCGCATTGAAAACGACCCTAGTGCACGTACTAATATAATGGACTACTTGCCCGGCATGGAAGTTATCCAGTCGGACATCGCTGACAAGGTGCTTGCCGAATCGGAAAATTACGACTATACCAAGTACACCGGCAAGGACGTAAAGCGCGCTCTGGAACATGAACGCTGCACGCTCGAAGATTTCAAGGCTCTCCTTTCTCCGGCGGCCGCCCCGTACCTGGAACAGATGGCCGCCAAGGCCAAAATCGAAACGAGCAAGCATTTTGGCAACAACGTCTATTTCTTCACGCCGCTCTATATTGCGAACTACTGCGAAAACTACTGTGTCTATTGCGGGTTCAACTGCTACAACCACATCAAGCGCATGCAGCTCACCATGGAGCAAATCGAGCACGAGATGAAGGTGATTGCCGACAGCGGTATGGAAGAAATCCTGATTCTCACGGGCGAAAGCCGCGCCAAAAGCAGCGTGGAATATATTGGCGAAGCCTGCAAGCTAGCCCGCAAGTATTTCCGCATGGTAGGCATCGAAGTTTATCCGGTGAATACGGACGAATACCGCTACCTGCACGAATGCGGCGTGGACTACGTGACGGTTTTCCAGGAAACCTACGACAAGGTTCGTTTCGAACAACTTCACCTGATGGGACACAAGCGCGTATTCCCGTACCGCTTTGATTCCCAGGAACGCGCCCTGATGGCAGGCATGCGCGGGGTGGCATTCTCTGCACTCCTTGGACTTTCGGACTTCCGCCGCGATGCTTTAGCTAGCGCGCTCCATGTGTATTTCTTGCAGAAGAAGTATCCGCATGCCGAAATGAGTTTGAGCTGCCCGCGACTCCGCCCGATTATCAATAACGACAAGATTGACCCGCTGGATGTTCACGAGAAGGAACTCTGCCAGGTGCTTTGTGCTTACCGCATCTTCTTGCCGTATGTGGGCATCACGGTTTCCAGCCGCGAAAGCAAGGAATTCCGTAACGGCATCGTGAAAATTGCGGCGACTAAAGTTTCTGCAGGTGTTTCGACCGGCATTGGCGACCACGAAAGCAAATATAGCGGTCACGACGACGGCGAAGGCGGCGACGAACAGTTTGAAATTAATGATGGCCGCAGCTTCAACGCCATGTACAGCGACATTTCGGGCGAAGGCCTGCAGCCGGTATTGAACGATTACTTGTACGTGTAA